One Faecalicatena sp. Marseille-Q4148 DNA window includes the following coding sequences:
- a CDS encoding winged helix-turn-helix transcriptional regulator, whose product MQYILEQGVCHGTVFNSCHTFSAAEKNPLTEIQEGELYLCLEHRTVRVRERIINLTSKEFDILALLIANPKRVFTYELITDLVWKEDCDFYSRKAIHNHISKLRKKLRFEPDLPNYIESVAGIGYKFEHL is encoded by the coding sequence ATGCAATATATTTTGGAACAAGGAGTCTGTCATGGAACGGTATTCAATTCCTGTCACACTTTCTCCGCAGCAGAGAAGAATCCTCTTACAGAAATACAAGAAGGCGAGCTTTATCTATGTCTGGAACACCGCACTGTCAGGGTTAGGGAACGGATTATCAACTTGACAAGTAAGGAGTTTGATATACTGGCATTGCTCATTGCCAATCCCAAACGTGTTTTTACTTACGAACTGATTACCGATTTGGTTTGGAAAGAGGATTGTGATTTCTATTCGAGAAAAGCGATTCATAATCATATAAGTAAGTTGCGTAAGAAATTGCGTTTTGAACCGGATCTTCCAAACTACATTGAGAGTGTCGCCGGGATCGGCTATAAATTTGAACATCTATAA
- a CDS encoding sigma-70 family RNA polymerase sigma factor translates to MKKINLRDYYPYYTQDMIVEVPDEVALLLREYMLLEEAYRIRTYRYKAFYSLDRDEGIEREILQKPLNPAEIWEQRQMTELIYKGLSKLPVKQRQRIYAHFFLGMSKADIARAEGTDASSVRKSINRGLHQLKKYFEKI, encoded by the coding sequence ATGAAGAAAATCAATCTTCGGGATTATTACCCGTATTATACACAGGACATGATCGTTGAGGTGCCGGATGAAGTTGCTTTGTTGCTTCGGGAATATATGTTGCTGGAAGAAGCCTATCGGATTCGTACATACCGCTATAAAGCATTTTACTCTCTGGATCGAGACGAAGGTATTGAGCGTGAGATATTGCAAAAACCTCTTAACCCGGCAGAAATTTGGGAACAGCGTCAAATGACGGAGTTGATTTATAAAGGTCTTTCCAAACTTCCGGTAAAGCAGCGCCAACGAATCTATGCACACTTTTTTCTTGGCATGAGTAAAGCGGACATTGCAAGAGCTGAAGGAACAGATGCTTCTTCTGTTCGCAAGAGCATTAACCGTGGTTTGCACCAGTTAAAAAAATATTTTGAAAAAATTTAG
- a CDS encoding recombinase family protein: MQVYKAIKYIRLSYTDDKTVESDSVANQRRLIDDYIARHPEIEVVAEKIDDGYSGVLFDRPAFQEMMRMIEQGEANCVIVKDLSRLGREYIETGRYMRRVFPAYGVRFIAINDNVDTENDAADDLTVSVKNIMNEAYCRDISVKTRSALEVKRRSGDFVGAFTIYGYVKVGDKHKSLEVDEYAANVVRDIFRKRLEGFSASHIADELNRLGILSPLAYKRNHGMPHAKGGYTDRKDCKWSATTIIRILQDETYTGTLVQGKQTTPHFKLKEREDKPSSEWIRVEGTHEAIIQKHDFDLVQRLRRIDTRTSPKSDKVYLFSGILICGCCGCRMTRKTNRYKDKEYHYYYCPTGKKNGCTSSVMLKESDLIECVQDSLKGHIENVASLDALLSSISQERINRELAQEYAAQIRVNEKRVAQTEGFKAKLYENLVSGILTKEEFLSYKRKYNADIELFQKAIAEWNDKLTDVLENRSERNRWINHFMKFSTMEDIDRRAVMQLIRSIRVMGKDELHIEFNYQDEYQKAISLAEQIATKNEERMVG, translated from the coding sequence ATGCAGGTTTACAAAGCGATTAAGTACATCCGTCTTTCTTATACGGATGATAAAACAGTAGAAAGTGACAGCGTTGCTAACCAGCGGCGCCTGATCGATGACTACATAGCCCGACACCCGGAAATTGAGGTTGTGGCAGAAAAAATTGACGATGGTTATAGTGGTGTTTTGTTTGATCGCCCGGCATTTCAGGAAATGATGCGGATGATCGAACAAGGCGAAGCTAACTGCGTGATTGTCAAAGACCTCTCCCGCTTAGGTCGTGAGTACATAGAAACAGGCCGTTATATGCGCAGGGTATTTCCAGCCTATGGAGTGCGTTTTATCGCAATTAACGATAATGTGGACACGGAAAATGACGCTGCCGATGATCTCACGGTTTCTGTCAAAAACATTATGAATGAGGCTTACTGTCGGGATATTTCTGTTAAGACACGGAGCGCCCTGGAAGTAAAACGGCGCAGCGGGGATTTTGTAGGTGCTTTTACCATTTATGGTTATGTGAAAGTCGGAGATAAACACAAGAGCCTGGAAGTAGACGAATATGCTGCTAATGTTGTGAGGGATATTTTCAGAAAACGGCTGGAGGGATTCAGCGCTTCCCATATAGCGGATGAACTGAACCGATTAGGAATTCTTTCGCCTTTAGCGTATAAGCGCAATCACGGAATGCCTCATGCAAAAGGTGGCTATACAGACCGAAAGGATTGCAAATGGTCTGCAACTACAATCATCCGCATTTTGCAGGATGAAACTTACACCGGAACACTGGTCCAGGGCAAACAGACAACGCCCCATTTCAAATTAAAAGAGCGTGAGGACAAACCTTCTTCGGAATGGATTCGTGTGGAGGGAACCCATGAAGCGATCATACAAAAGCACGATTTTGATCTGGTGCAACGGCTCCGCAGGATTGACACAAGGACTTCTCCCAAATCGGATAAGGTTTACCTGTTTTCCGGTATTTTGATCTGCGGCTGTTGTGGCTGCCGTATGACCCGCAAGACGAACCGCTATAAAGATAAAGAGTATCACTATTATTACTGCCCGACCGGCAAAAAGAATGGCTGCACATCGTCGGTCATGCTGAAAGAGTCGGATCTGATTGAATGTGTGCAGGACAGTTTGAAAGGACATATTGAAAATGTTGCTTCTCTGGATGCCCTGCTGTCCAGTATCAGTCAGGAACGGATCAACCGGGAATTGGCGCAGGAATATGCCGCACAGATCAGAGTAAATGAAAAGCGTGTGGCACAGACCGAGGGCTTTAAGGCAAAACTCTATGAAAATCTGGTGAGTGGAATTCTGACAAAGGAAGAATTTCTCTCTTATAAGCGAAAATACAATGCAGATATTGAACTGTTCCAAAAGGCAATCGCTGAATGGAACGATAAACTTACAGATGTATTGGAAAACCGAAGCGAACGAAACCGTTGGATCAACCATTTTATGAAATTTTCTACTATGGAGGATATTGACCGCCGGGCAGTCATGCAGCTTATCCGAAGCATACGGGTAATGGGTAAAGATGAACTGCATATTGAATTTAATTACCAGGATGAATATCAGAAAGCAATCTCTTTGGCGGAACAGATTGCTACAAAAAATGAAGAAAGGATGGTGGGCTAA
- a CDS encoding recombinase family protein: MARKSRKQTAAPMPAPSLYVHVALYIRLSVEDNKKRGCSVENQKLVLNDFLSDKPDFVVYDTYIDNGATGTNFHRPGFQQMLSDIEAGHINCVIVKDLSRLGRNSIDTGYYIEQYFHAHNVRFIAVTDQFDTADSGNLHGGIMLPLKNMINEAYALDIGRKIKAQARQAMKDGDYIGARAPYGYRKDPDNCHKLLIDENTAPVVKQIFEWAHEHVSLNRIVRNLNEMGIPAPSHYKKATGEITSPGLIGSGKWQTRTVMKILESEVYTGDLVQGKTKIVDHQQVKAGEDNLIIAKCTHEPIISYELFNAVQEYRKQICEESKATPKRPYTPNIFKGKVFCADCGRSLHRQRAERRKGPDTYWFHCLTNSRVEKDSCKGATMQEKELISTVTAILEKELTVALGMSLPLFQLEARQKQEKDKLKIQMSAKRQEIEKTRRLIRGLYENFVQGILTNDEYFELKADYEYAINALSGEIEVFEKSMDSLDNQLARYRAMEKDAKTLAQDHVLTAELIERLIERIEIDHERNIHVTFRFKNEFQGKAVEPCATM; the protein is encoded by the coding sequence ATGGCAAGAAAAAGCAGAAAACAGACGGCAGCGCCTATGCCGGCACCATCTTTATATGTACATGTGGCTCTGTATATCCGTCTTTCTGTGGAGGATAACAAAAAGCGGGGCTGCTCAGTAGAAAATCAAAAGCTGGTACTGAATGACTTTCTTTCAGATAAACCGGACTTCGTTGTGTATGATACCTATATTGACAACGGAGCGACAGGGACAAATTTTCACCGCCCTGGATTTCAGCAAATGCTATCTGATATTGAAGCAGGCCACATTAACTGTGTGATTGTTAAGGATCTTTCCCGATTAGGGCGAAATTCTATTGACACAGGTTATTATATCGAACAGTATTTTCATGCACATAATGTTCGCTTCATTGCTGTTACGGATCAGTTTGATACAGCGGATTCCGGAAATCTTCATGGCGGTATCATGCTGCCTTTGAAAAATATGATCAATGAAGCCTATGCTCTGGACATTGGACGAAAAATCAAAGCACAAGCGCGGCAGGCTATGAAAGATGGCGACTATATTGGTGCACGGGCACCTTACGGTTACAGGAAAGACCCTGATAATTGCCATAAACTTCTGATTGATGAAAATACTGCCCCTGTGGTAAAACAGATTTTTGAATGGGCACATGAGCATGTGTCTCTGAACCGGATTGTCCGCAATCTAAATGAGATGGGGATTCCGGCACCGAGCCATTATAAAAAGGCCACTGGCGAGATTACCAGTCCGGGCCTGATCGGAAGCGGCAAATGGCAGACCCGTACAGTGATGAAAATTTTAGAAAGCGAAGTCTATACAGGCGATCTGGTGCAAGGAAAAACAAAGATTGTAGATCATCAGCAGGTCAAGGCTGGAGAAGATAATCTGATTATTGCCAAATGCACCCATGAACCGATCATTAGCTATGAATTGTTTAATGCAGTTCAGGAATACAGAAAACAGATCTGTGAAGAAAGCAAAGCAACTCCAAAACGCCCCTACACGCCAAACATTTTCAAAGGCAAAGTGTTCTGTGCTGATTGTGGCAGAAGCCTTCACCGGCAACGTGCCGAGCGCCGGAAAGGCCCCGATACTTATTGGTTCCACTGCCTTACAAACAGCCGGGTAGAAAAAGATAGCTGCAAAGGCGCAACGATGCAGGAAAAGGAACTGATTTCTACTGTTACGGCTATTCTTGAAAAAGAGCTGACAGTTGCGCTGGGAATGTCGCTGCCACTCTTTCAGTTGGAGGCAAGACAAAAACAGGAAAAAGATAAGCTGAAAATTCAGATGTCGGCCAAACGGCAGGAAATTGAAAAAACACGCCGGCTGATCCGTGGTCTATATGAAAATTTTGTGCAGGGTATTTTGACAAATGATGAATACTTTGAATTGAAGGCGGATTATGAATATGCTATCAATGCTCTGTCTGGTGAGATTGAAGTATTTGAAAAATCTATGGACTCTCTGGACAACCAGCTTGCCCGATACCGTGCAATGGAAAAGGATGCAAAAACACTGGCACAGGATCATGTGCTGACTGCAGAACTGATCGAACGGCTCATTGAACGAATTGAGATCGACCACGAGCGGAATATTCATGTAACCTTCCGTTTCAAAAATGAATTTCAGGGAAAGGCGGTGGAACCGTGCGCAACTATGTGA
- a CDS encoding recombinase family protein, with protein MRNYVIALYIRLSVEDFKTESLSIPNQKLILREKAMSLPEWDNSEILEFIDNGHTGTNFERPAVQELLTMVQAGKINCIIVKDLSRFGRNSIETGYFIERVFPLYHTRFISVSDDFDTANFKGDTGGIDIAFKYLISECYSRDMSMKTKSAKYAKMRRGEYQSVICPYGYRKSADGRMEPDEDVAPNVQMIFQWASEGNTAAEITRKLYAMNIPTPGEYRKLKGKDYYNVSRTNGVWSTSTVLRILEDQRYIGTYVIGKRKVKEIGSRHTQLKDESEWFKIPNHHPAIVSVDLFEKANASIKRFSLSNKKPRDYLLRGKVFCGCCDHAMSLRNGAWFYCRHSEVAETLPCHGVRIKMADLEQVVFETIRAQMCPTLGIDSNKDKLDLQTVQQAEHEEKLRSIQDSKRHLYEQYALGEIDLETYRTRKAVYDTELVQAKNVHAIITAQTKQIKSDYEIKLKQQEIVQEVGNANMLTKALIDRLINKVYVFPGDRIEIEYATQDFLETKESEKEV; from the coding sequence GTGCGCAACTATGTGATTGCCCTTTATATCCGTCTTTCTGTGGAAGATTTCAAAACCGAAAGTTTGAGTATACCAAATCAAAAACTGATTCTTCGTGAAAAAGCTATGTCTCTGCCGGAATGGGATAACAGTGAGATTTTGGAATTTATTGACAACGGTCATACAGGGACAAACTTTGAGCGTCCGGCGGTACAGGAACTTTTAACAATGGTTCAGGCCGGAAAGATCAACTGTATTATTGTAAAAGACCTTTCCCGATTTGGACGTAACAGCATTGAAACCGGCTATTTTATTGAGCGGGTATTTCCTCTTTACCACACCCGTTTTATTTCCGTCAGTGATGATTTTGACACGGCTAATTTCAAAGGTGATACCGGAGGGATTGATATTGCTTTCAAGTATCTTATTAGCGAGTGTTATAGCCGGGATATGTCCATGAAAACCAAAAGTGCAAAATACGCAAAGATGCGTCGTGGGGAATATCAGAGTGTCATCTGTCCTTACGGCTATCGCAAGAGTGCAGACGGACGTATGGAACCGGACGAGGATGTTGCCCCGAATGTGCAGATGATATTTCAATGGGCGTCTGAAGGCAACACCGCAGCCGAGATCACAAGAAAACTGTATGCCATGAATATCCCCACCCCTGGGGAATATCGCAAACTTAAAGGCAAGGACTATTACAATGTTTCCCGAACAAACGGCGTTTGGAGTACATCAACGGTCCTGCGTATTTTAGAAGATCAAAGATATATCGGTACCTATGTAATTGGCAAGAGAAAGGTAAAAGAGATTGGCAGCCGACATACACAGTTAAAGGATGAAAGTGAGTGGTTCAAAATACCGAACCATCATCCGGCTATTGTAAGTGTGGATCTATTTGAGAAAGCCAATGCTTCAATTAAGCGTTTCTCTCTGTCAAATAAAAAGCCGCGTGATTATCTGCTCCGTGGTAAGGTGTTCTGTGGATGCTGCGATCATGCAATGTCTCTACGAAATGGTGCGTGGTTTTATTGCCGTCATTCCGAGGTGGCTGAAACGCTTCCTTGTCATGGTGTGCGCATAAAGATGGCTGATCTAGAGCAGGTTGTATTTGAAACAATTCGGGCTCAAATGTGTCCGACATTGGGAATTGATAGCAATAAGGATAAATTGGATTTGCAGACAGTCCAGCAGGCCGAACATGAAGAAAAACTCCGTTCTATTCAAGACAGCAAGCGGCATCTTTATGAGCAGTATGCACTCGGAGAGATTGATTTGGAAACCTATCGAACACGAAAAGCAGTTTATGACACGGAACTGGTACAAGCCAAAAATGTTCATGCTATCATCACTGCACAGACAAAGCAGATAAAAAGTGATTATGAGATTAAGCTGAAACAACAGGAAATTGTGCAGGAAGTCGGAA